TGGCTGGCGAACAACCGGGGCGAGCCGGGCGAGGCGCTGCACCAGCTGAACCTGCTCGAGGAGCACATTCACAACCTGAACGACCCGGCCCTGCGCGACGACCTGAGCAACTACCTGCACGAGAACCGCGCGCACTCGTACGCGCTGCTGGCCCGGCAGGCCCGCGACCGGGGCCGACCGGAGGCGGTGCAGCACGCCGCGCAGCAGGGCCTGATGGTGCTGCGCGCCGCGCACGCCGCCCTGAAAGTCCTGCCCAGCCGCACCACCGAGGTCCTGTGTTACGCGCACGAGAGCACCCTGCACCTGCTGAGCGGCGACCTGAGCGCCGCGCAGCACGCCGCCGACCGCGCCGCCGAACTGCACAGCGGCCTGGACCAGCAACTGTACATAGAGGTCAACCTGTGCCTCGCGGAACTGGCCGGGGCGCGCGGCAACCACGCCGCCGCCCTCGACGAGTACCACGTCGCGCTGAGCCTCGTCCGTAGCCAGCACCGGCACCGGGACACGCAGCGCATCCTGGGGGACATCTCGGCGCTGCACGAACGGGCCGGGCAGTACCCGCAGGCCCTGCGCGCCGCGCGCGAGGCCCTCGCCGACGCGCAGGACGCGCTGAGTCGCATGAACGTCACCACGCAGCAGCAGGCGCAGCAGGACGCCAGTTCATGGCAGGACCGCCTGCGGCTGGCCGAGGCCCAGGCGCGGCAGGACCCGCTGACCGGCCTGCTGAACCGCCGGGGCCTGGAGGAAGGAATGCTGAGCCTGCCCGCGCCGCCTGCCGGGCCGGTCGCGGCGCTGTTCCTGGACATCGACCACTTCAAACGCGTGAACGACCGGCACTCCCACGCGGGCGGGGACCGCGCCCTGCGCGCCGTGGCGGACCTGCTGCGCGGGGAACTGGCCCGCTGGCCCGGCACGCTGCTCGCCCGCTACGGCGGCGAGGAATTCGTGATGATCACCCCGGTCGGCACGCACGGGCAGGCCCACGCGCTGGCCGAGGGGTGCCGCCGCGCCGTCGCCAGTCACGACTGGTCCGCGCTGCTGCCCGGCACGAACCTGACCGCCAGCGTCGGGTACGCCGTGGAACCCCGCGAACGCCTGCCCGAGGCACTCTCGCAGGCCGACGAGCACCTGTACCGCGCCAAACGCGCCGGCCGCAACCGCGTGCACCCGCCCAGCGACTGATACGGACTCCGATTGAAGGGCTTACAAAGCCATTCAATCCGAGCGGATGCGAGTGGGAGAAACCCGGGTTCCGGGCGTGGAGCTGGCAACCCGGCGATGTTCCGGGTTGTCAGCGAAACAGACGGAATCCGTATGAACGCCGTCGGCAAGGGGCGGCAACAGCGGCGGCCCGCCTCCGGGGTGGAGGGGGCCGCGCGAACAGACGCCGCTGTCAGCGGGTCAGGATGGTTTCGATCTGCTCGATCACGTCGCTGCTCAGGCGCACGCCGGCGGCCTTCACGGTGTCCTCGATCTGCTGGACTTTCGTGGCGCCGGTGATGACGCTGCTCACGCCCTTCTGCCGCAGGATCCAGGCGAGGGCCAGTTGCGCGCGGGTGATGTTCAGGTCGTCGGCGACGGCTTTCAGGTCGCGGACTTTCTGGATGTTCTCGTCGGTCAGGAAGTTCTTGCCCCAGTTTTCCTTCTCGGTCAGGCGCGCGCCCTCGGGTTTGCCGTCGTCGTACTTGCCGGTCAGCAGGCCCATGGCGAGCGGGCTCCAGACGACCAGACCCACGCCGGCCGTCTCGGTGTACGGCAGGATCTCCTTCTCGACGCGGTCGCGGCGGATCATGGAGTACTCGGGCTGCTCGGTGATGGGCGCGTGCAGGCCGTTCGCGCGGGCGAACTCGACCGCCTGGGCGATGCGCGCGGCGGGCCACATGCTGGTCCCCCAGTACAGGGCCTTGCCGTCGCGGATGACCTGATCGAAGGCCATGACGATCTCTTCCATGGGCACGTCGGGGTCGTAGCGGTGCGCGAAGTACACGTCGAGGTGGTCGGTGCCGAGGCGCTTCAGGCTGCCGTCGATGCTGTGCAGGACATGCTTGCGGCTGAGGCCACGGTCGTTCACGTCGTCGCTCATGGGCCAGTACACCTTGGAGCTGATGACCAGCGTGTGGCGCGGCAGTTCGCGCAGCACGTTGCCCATCAGTTCCTCGCTGCGGCCCTTGGCGTAGATGTCGGCCTGATCGAAGAAGTTGACGCCGCCGTCGTACGCGGCGGTGACGATGTCGCGCACCATCTGCTGCTCGTTCACGCCGACGCCGTACGTTTCCCAGCCGCCCAGGGCGACTTCGCTGACTTTCAGACCGCTCTTGCCGAGGTTCCGGTATTCCATGCGGGTCACTTTATCGGATAAAGCATGGGCCAGCCGTCAGGTGAAGCGCGCATAAAGAGACACTCAGCACAATGCCCGCCGCGTATGAAACGCCCCTGCCCACACGGCCCGCGTTCAGGCCGGTGCGCCCGGCACCTCCACGGGCGGATCGAAGGCGTCCCGTGAACGCTCGACCAGCGTGAGGATGTCGTATGTGGCGACCAGCGCGCCGTCCTGGTTGGTGATCTCGCTGCGCCACTCGACCACGCCGGTCGGGCGGGTCTCGCCGGGCCGCAGGTCCTTGCGGATCTTGCGTTTGCAGGTCAGGCGCGTGCGGATGGTGTCCCCGATGCCGACCGGCTCGATGAACCGCAGGTTCTCCAGGCCGTAGTTCGCCAGCACCGGCCCCGGCGCGGGCGACACGAACATGCCCGCCGCCGCCGAGATCAGGAAGTACCCGTGCGCCACCCGCCGCCCGAAGATGCCCTCCTTAGCGCCGATCTCATCGACGTGCGCGTAGAAGTGATCGCCGGTCAGGCCCGCGAAGTTCACGATGTCCGCCTCGGTCACGGTGCGGCGGTGCGTGAGGAGACTGTCCCCGACCTGAATCTCGTCGAAGGACTTGCGGAACGGATGCACCACGTCCTCCTGCACCTGCGCGCCGGGCACGAATTCGCGCGTGATGCTGGTGAGGGTGGTTGGGTCGGCCTGCACCGCCACGCGGTTCATGTGATGCCGCACCGCCGAGAGGCCGCCCAGTTCTGAGCCGCCCCCCGCGCGGCCCGGCCCGCCGTGATTCAGCTGCGGCAGCGGCGACCCGTGCCCGGTGTTCTCCTTCGCGTTGTCGCGGTTCAGGACCAGCAGACGTCCGTGCGAACTCGCCATGCCCAGCACCAGTTCCGTCGCCTCGGCCCGGTCGTGCGACACGATGCTGCCCGCCAGCGAGCCCCGGCCCAGCTTGGTGAGGGTCACGGCGTCCTCCAGCGAGTCGTACGGCAGCAGCGTCACCACCGGCCCGAACGCCTCCAGCTCATGCGGCCCCCGTGCGGTCAGGGGGGTCTCGCACAGCAGCACGGTCGGATCGAGGAATGCGCCCTTCTCACGGTCGCCGCCCAGCAGGGTCGCCTCACCGCTGATCAGCACGCGCGTCTCGGCCTGCAACTTCGCCAGCGTCTCACGCACCCGCTCGCGCTGCTCCACACTGACGAGCGCGCCCATCCGCACGTCATCCCGCGCCGGGTCGCCCAGCGTCACCTTCGCCAGTTCGCGGCGCAGACCCTCCGTCACCGCCTCAATCAGATGTGAGGGCACCAGCGCGCGGCGGATCGCGGTGCACTTCTGCCCGGCCTTCCCGGTCATCTCGCGCGCCACCTCCCGCACGAACAGAGCAAACTCGGGGTCCTCGGGCTTCACGGACAGGCCCAGCACCGACGCGTTCAGGCTGTCTGCCTCCGCATTGAACGGCACCGACCGCCCCACGATCGCCGGATGCACCCGCAGCCGCGCCGCCGTGGCCGCCGACCCCGTGAACGCCACCACGTCCTGCTCCTCCACGTGATCGAGCAGCGACCCCGGCTCCCCCGTCACCAGTTGCAGCGTCCCCTCCGGAATCAGGCCCGACGCCACGATGTCGCGCACCACCCGCTCCGTCAGGTAGGCCGTCTGCGGCGCAGGCTTCACCAGACTCGGCATCCCACCAATAAACGCGGGCGCGAACTTCTCCAGCATCCCCCACACCGGGAAGTTGAACGCATTGATCTGCACCGCCACACCCTCACGCGGCACCAGCAGGTGACGGCCCACGAACGTCCCCTCCCGCCCCAGCCGCTCCAGCCTGCCGTCCGGCCAGAAGCGCTCGTCCGGCAGTTCCCGCCGCGCCGCACTCGCGTAACTGAACAGCGTGCCGATCCCGCCCTCGATATCCACCCACGAATCCCGCCGGGTCGCGCCCGTCAGGGTGCTCAGCGCGTAATACGCCTCCTTGCGCTCCATCAGGAACGCCCCCAGCGCCTTCAAGGCCCGCGCCCGCTCATGGAACGTCATGCGCCGTAGCAATCCGCCCGCCCGCCGGCCATACGCCAGCGCCCCACCGAAATCCACACCCTCCGACGAAATCACGGCCACCGGACGCCCATACACCGCATCCAGGAGCACCTGCCCATCCGCATTCGCATGCCACGAACCCGACACATAAGACGCCGGACGAAGAAGCTCAGAAGTGATTGATTGAGTCACAGAAAACGCTCCTTGAATAGAGAAAGAAGATTCGATCTGAAATTGAGGCGGAAGCCGGGAAAATACGCGCTGCGCGCACCCCCTCCCCGCCTCCCCCCTCAAGGGGGAGGAGAAAAGAGACGGGCCACCGGATCGTCACACTCCCGTTCCCGACCGGGCGCTTACACTGCCGCATGACGATCACTACGCAGCATGAACTGGACGGCATGACCCTCGCCGGGAAGGTCGTCGCCCGCACCCTGGACGCCCTGCGCGCCGCCGTCGAACCGGGCATCACGCCTGCCGAGCTGGACGCCCTGGCCGGGCAGGTGTTCGCGGGGTTCGGCGCGTTCTCCGCCCCGCGAGCCGAGTACGGCGCGCCCGTGAACGTGTTCATCAGCGTCAACGACGACATCGTGCATGGCCTGCCCACGAACCGCCCGCTTCAGGCGGGGGACGTCGTGTGCATCGACGTCACGCCGAACGTCGGCGGGTTCGTCGCGGACGCCGCCATCACGGTCGCCGTGCCGCCCGTCTCCCCCATCGCCGCGAACCTCATCACCGCCGCCGAGGCGGCCCTGGCACGCGGCCTGAGCGCCGCCCGCGCCGGACAACCCCTGAACGCCATCGGGCGCGCCATTCAGACCGAGGTAGAGCGCCGGGGCTTCACGCTCCTGCCGGAACTTCAGGGGCACGGCGTGGGCCGCGCCATCCACGAGAAACCCGACGTCCCCAACTACTACCGCCCCGCGCTGAGAAAACCGCTGCACGAGGGGCTCGTGATCGCCGTGGAACCCATGATCAGCACCGGCAGAAGCCCCCGCGTCCGCACCCGCCGCGACGGCTGGACCCTCGCCACCACCGACGGCGGCATCGCCGCCCACGTCGAACACACCATCATGATCACCAAAGGGAAACCGATGATATTGACAGCGTGAACCTACAAGTGCCAAATCCTTAAAACGAGATAACCACCATTGAGTGGACATATATGGCATCAGCGGGCGTCTGCCGCTGTGGGGCAAAGGGGTTGGCGTGGGGCGGATAGAATCATCGATGTTTCAGATCACAACAAGTCGAATGGGGATAGAATTCCCACAACAACTCGCTCAGCATGAGTGCCATTAAAAACCAGTGCCGGCGCTTGCAGTAACGGATTAAGCGCCGCAGATTTTTTAGCGTTACTTAAAAGCTCTATGGGCTTTAGTAAGTCTTTTTTATCGAGTATATCGTCAATTTTAGTGTTATATTTCAGCTTATCAGTAGATTTTTTATCGTGCCAGAGTTGGGCAATGAGGAAATCCGGTATTAAGTAGTATTTATCTTCAAGTGAGATAGGGACATATGAGAAAGAATTCTCTAGCATTATCTCCCTTACTTTTGCTAGACTATAAAATTTTTCTGCGAAAATCACATTCTGCGACATGATGTGCTTTACTTTAGTCGTCATGCTTTGTAAACCCGCCTCCACGATAATTGAAAGCCTGATTGACTTAGATGCCAGATTTCTTGCAAATATTCCCCGATGAGCGGCCTCATTTCTCGCGGAAACCACCAAGTCAAATATTTCAGAATACTCATTTTTCAGCTTGGTTGGAACAATATCCTGCAAGATCGTCTTATATTTGCGCAAACTCCTGAGGTTCTCACCTCTCAAGCGCATTCCCAATTCTTCTAAGGCAAAACAAACGGAACGAAAGTTTTCCGCATCAGCGAGAGCAGCATAGCGGGCATCTCTTAATACGCGCAGAAAGTAGCT
The DNA window shown above is from Deinococcus sp. LM3 and carries:
- a CDS encoding GGDEF domain-containing protein gives rise to the protein MTSPAPFDIGSLQLPANLPGPLVMEFRAATNDRERAQALISLARHLRDTTMHGAQRIGEAALELALLADAPAEATLALVGLSFVAAHLNQLERSRDAVTRAQELIREHDLRHLQSSLLNVRALTHMLIGDLNGAQQDLQESLELARQQGDPLDTGNALVNLGWLANNRGEPGEALHQLNLLEEHIHNLNDPALRDDLSNYLHENRAHSYALLARQARDRGRPEAVQHAAQQGLMVLRAAHAALKVLPSRTTEVLCYAHESTLHLLSGDLSAAQHAADRAAELHSGLDQQLYIEVNLCLAELAGARGNHAAALDEYHVALSLVRSQHRHRDTQRILGDISALHERAGQYPQALRAAREALADAQDALSRMNVTTQQQAQQDASSWQDRLRLAEAQARQDPLTGLLNRRGLEEGMLSLPAPPAGPVAALFLDIDHFKRVNDRHSHAGGDRALRAVADLLRGELARWPGTLLARYGGEEFVMITPVGTHGQAHALAEGCRRAVASHDWSALLPGTNLTASVGYAVEPRERLPEALSQADEHLYRAKRAGRNRVHPPSD
- a CDS encoding aldo/keto reductase family protein, with the protein product MEYRNLGKSGLKVSEVALGGWETYGVGVNEQQMVRDIVTAAYDGGVNFFDQADIYAKGRSEELMGNVLRELPRHTLVISSKVYWPMSDDVNDRGLSRKHVLHSIDGSLKRLGTDHLDVYFAHRYDPDVPMEEIVMAFDQVIRDGKALYWGTSMWPAARIAQAVEFARANGLHAPITEQPEYSMIRRDRVEKEILPYTETAGVGLVVWSPLAMGLLTGKYDDGKPEGARLTEKENWGKNFLTDENIQKVRDLKAVADDLNITRAQLALAWILRQKGVSSVITGATKVQQIEDTVKAAGVRLSSDVIEQIETILTR
- the paaZ gene encoding phenylacetic acid degradation bifunctional protein PaaZ, whose product is MTQSITSELLRPASYVSGSWHANADGQVLLDAVYGRPVAVISSEGVDFGGALAYGRRAGGLLRRMTFHERARALKALGAFLMERKEAYYALSTLTGATRRDSWVDIEGGIGTLFSYASAARRELPDERFWPDGRLERLGREGTFVGRHLLVPREGVAVQINAFNFPVWGMLEKFAPAFIGGMPSLVKPAPQTAYLTERVVRDIVASGLIPEGTLQLVTGEPGSLLDHVEEQDVVAFTGSAATAARLRVHPAIVGRSVPFNAEADSLNASVLGLSVKPEDPEFALFVREVAREMTGKAGQKCTAIRRALVPSHLIEAVTEGLRRELAKVTLGDPARDDVRMGALVSVEQRERVRETLAKLQAETRVLISGEATLLGGDREKGAFLDPTVLLCETPLTARGPHELEAFGPVVTLLPYDSLEDAVTLTKLGRGSLAGSIVSHDRAEATELVLGMASSHGRLLVLNRDNAKENTGHGSPLPQLNHGGPGRAGGGSELGGLSAVRHHMNRVAVQADPTTLTSITREFVPGAQVQEDVVHPFRKSFDEIQVGDSLLTHRRTVTEADIVNFAGLTGDHFYAHVDEIGAKEGIFGRRVAHGYFLISAAAGMFVSPAPGPVLANYGLENLRFIEPVGIGDTIRTRLTCKRKIRKDLRPGETRPTGVVEWRSEITNQDGALVATYDILTLVERSRDAFDPPVEVPGAPA
- the map gene encoding type I methionyl aminopeptidase, which gives rise to MTITTQHELDGMTLAGKVVARTLDALRAAVEPGITPAELDALAGQVFAGFGAFSAPRAEYGAPVNVFISVNDDIVHGLPTNRPLQAGDVVCIDVTPNVGGFVADAAITVAVPPVSPIAANLITAAEAALARGLSAARAGQPLNAIGRAIQTEVERRGFTLLPELQGHGVGRAIHEKPDVPNYYRPALRKPLHEGLVIAVEPMISTGRSPRVRTRRDGWTLATTDGGIAAHVEHTIMITKGKPMILTA
- a CDS encoding CBS domain-containing protein; translation: MKSLVAEAIALEEEEASYFLRVLRDARYAALADAENFRSVCFALEELGMRLRGENLRSLRKYKTILQDIVPTKLKNEYSEIFDLVVSARNEAAHRGIFARNLASKSIRLSIIVEAGLQSMTTKVKHIMSQNVIFAEKFYSLAKVREIMLENSFSYVPISLEDKYYLIPDFLIAQLWHDKKSTDKLKYNTKIDDILDKKDLLKPIELLSNAKKSAALNPLLQAPALVFNGTHAERVVVGILSPFDLL